Within Amycolatopsis sp. FDAARGOS 1241, the genomic segment GCGCCTTCGCCATCAGCAGGAAGCCAGGCGTGCAGAACCCGCACTGCAGCGCGAAGTTCTCGACGAACGCGGTCTGCAGCGGATGCAGCCCGTCGGGGCCGGCGAGACCCTCCACGGTTTGCACGTGCTTGCCGTCGGCGTCGGCGGCCAGGTAGGTGCAGGAGCTCACGGGCGTCCCGTCCACCAGCACGGTGCAGACCCCGCACACCTGCAGTTCGCAACTCACCTTGGTACCCGTCAGGCCGAGCT encodes:
- a CDS encoding (2Fe-2S)-binding protein; amino-acid sequence: MNPRARELKAVVNGSAVVRRVDNRTTLAELLREELGLTGTKVSCELQVCGVCTVLVDGTPVSSCTYLAADADGKHVQTVEGLAGPDGLHPLQTAFVENFALQCGFCTPGFLLMAKALLDTNPNPTEEEVVHHLEGNICRCTGYRPIVDAVLSVAAGERGE